In Paraburkholderia caribensis, a single window of DNA contains:
- the lysS gene encoding lysine--tRNA ligase, translated as MTEPIQRDAAQQNAVAELDDNQIIAERREKLRALREQGVAYPNDFRPTHHAADLQSDYADKDKDALEATALQVALAGRMMLKRVMGKASFATVRDGSGQIQFFITPADVGEATYEAFKKWDLGDIVAAKGVLFRTNKGELSVRCTELRLLSKALRPLPDKFHGLADQEMRYRQRYVDLIVTDEARKTFVARTKAVSSIRKFMADADFMEVETPMLHPIPGGAAAKPFVTHHNALDMQMFLRIAPELYLKRLVVGGFERVFEINRNFRNEGVSPRHNPEFTMMEFYAAYTDYKWLMDFTEQLIRQAAVDALGNATITYQGRELDLSKPFHRLTITQAIQKYAPQYTDAQLADGAFLRTELKKFGVDATQPQFLNAGIGALQLALFEETAESQLWEPTFIIDYPIEVSPLARASDSVDGITERFELFITGREIANGFSELNDPEDQAARFKKQVDQKDAGDEEAMYYDADYIRALEYGMPPAGGCGIGIDRLVMLLTDSPSIRDVILFPHLRRED; from the coding sequence ATGACCGAACCGATCCAGCGGGATGCCGCCCAGCAGAATGCAGTCGCCGAGTTGGACGACAACCAGATCATCGCCGAGCGCCGCGAAAAGCTGCGCGCGCTGCGCGAGCAAGGCGTCGCCTACCCGAACGACTTCCGCCCGACCCACCACGCCGCCGATCTCCAGTCCGACTACGCGGACAAGGACAAGGACGCGCTCGAAGCGACCGCGCTTCAAGTCGCGCTAGCCGGCCGCATGATGCTCAAGCGCGTGATGGGCAAGGCCAGCTTCGCGACGGTGCGCGACGGCTCGGGTCAGATCCAGTTCTTCATCACGCCCGCCGACGTCGGCGAAGCAACGTACGAAGCGTTCAAGAAGTGGGACCTGGGCGACATCGTCGCCGCGAAAGGCGTGCTGTTCCGCACGAACAAGGGCGAGCTCTCCGTGCGCTGCACGGAACTGCGCCTGCTGTCGAAGGCGCTGCGTCCGCTGCCCGACAAGTTCCATGGTCTGGCCGACCAGGAAATGCGCTATCGCCAGCGCTACGTCGACCTGATCGTCACGGACGAAGCGCGCAAGACCTTCGTCGCGCGCACCAAGGCCGTGTCGTCGATCCGCAAGTTCATGGCCGACGCCGACTTCATGGAAGTCGAAACGCCGATGCTCCACCCGATCCCGGGCGGCGCGGCGGCCAAGCCGTTCGTCACGCATCACAACGCGCTGGATATGCAGATGTTCCTGCGTATCGCGCCTGAGCTGTACCTGAAGCGCCTCGTGGTCGGCGGCTTCGAGCGCGTGTTCGAGATCAACCGGAATTTCCGTAACGAGGGCGTGTCGCCGCGTCACAATCCGGAATTCACGATGATGGAGTTCTACGCCGCGTACACCGACTACAAGTGGCTGATGGACTTCACCGAACAACTGATCCGCCAGGCCGCCGTCGATGCCCTCGGCAACGCGACGATCACCTATCAGGGCCGCGAACTGGATCTGTCGAAGCCGTTCCATCGCCTGACGATCACGCAGGCCATCCAGAAGTACGCACCGCAATACACGGACGCGCAACTGGCGGACGGCGCGTTCCTGCGCACGGAACTGAAGAAGTTCGGCGTCGACGCCACGCAGCCGCAGTTCCTGAACGCGGGTATCGGCGCGCTGCAACTGGCGCTCTTCGAGGAAACGGCGGAATCGCAGCTGTGGGAGCCGACCTTCATCATCGACTACCCGATCGAAGTGTCGCCGCTCGCGCGCGCATCGGATAGCGTGGACGGCATCACCGAGCGCTTCGAGCTGTTCATCACGGGCCGTGAGATCGCCAATGGTTTCTCGGAACTGAACGATCCGGAAGACCAGGCTGCGCGCTTCAAGAAACAGGTCGACCAGAAGGACGCCGGCGACGAAGAAGCGATGTACTACGACGCCGACTACATCCGCGCGCTCGAATACGGCATGCCGCCTGCCGGCGGCTGCGGGATCGGCATCGACCGTCTGGTCATGCTGCTCACCGACAGCCCGAGCATCCGCGACGTCATCCTGTTCCCGCATCTGCGCCGCGAAGACTGA
- the prfB gene encoding peptide chain release factor 2 (programmed frameshift): MEAERLNAIESSLADLRTRAGELRGYLDYDAKSVRLIEVNKELEDPNVWNDSKHAQALGKEKKLLEGVVDVLSALDNDLRDTQDLFDMAREENDEDTLVAVEEDVAKLEARVADMEFRRMFSNPADPNNAFIDIQAGAGGTEACDWAAMLLRQYLRYCERKGFKTEVLEESEGDVAGIKSATVKVEGEYAYGFLRTETGIHRLVRKSPFDSSGGRHTSFSSVFVYPEIDESFEIEVNPADLRIDTYRASGAGGQHINKTDSAVRITHVPSGIVVQCQNDRSQHRNRAEAMAMLKSRLYEAEMRKRQSEQDKLEAGKSDVGWGHQIRSYVLDNSRIKDLRTNVEISNTKSVLDGDLDAFISASLKQGI; encoded by the exons ATGGAAGCGGAACGCCTCAACGCAATCGAATCCTCCCTTGCGGACCTGCGCACACGCGCAGGCGAGCTCCGGGGGTATCTT GACTACGATGCAAAGTCGGTACGACTGATCGAAGTCAATAAGGAACTCGAAGACCCGAACGTCTGGAACGACTCGAAGCACGCCCAGGCGCTCGGCAAGGAAAAGAAGCTGCTCGAAGGCGTCGTCGACGTGCTGAGCGCGCTCGATAACGATCTGCGCGACACGCAAGACCTGTTCGACATGGCGCGCGAGGAAAACGACGAAGACACGCTCGTCGCGGTCGAAGAGGACGTCGCGAAACTCGAAGCGCGCGTCGCCGATATGGAATTCCGCCGGATGTTCTCGAACCCGGCCGACCCGAACAACGCGTTCATCGACATCCAGGCGGGCGCAGGCGGCACGGAAGCGTGCGACTGGGCGGCGATGCTGTTGCGTCAGTACCTGCGCTACTGCGAGCGCAAGGGCTTCAAGACGGAAGTGCTCGAAGAATCCGAAGGCGATGTCGCCGGCATCAAGAGCGCCACCGTCAAGGTCGAAGGCGAATACGCATACGGCTTCCTGCGTACCGAAACAGGCATTCACCGCCTCGTGCGCAAGTCGCCGTTCGACTCGTCAGGCGGCCGTCATACGTCATTCTCGTCGGTGTTCGTCTATCCGGAAATCGATGAATCGTTCGAGATCGAAGTCAATCCGGCCGACCTGCGCATCGATACCTACCGTGCTTCGGGCGCGGGCGGTCAGCACATCAACAAGACCGACTCCGCGGTGCGTATCACGCACGTCCCGTCAGGTATCGTCGTGCAGTGCCAGAACGACCGCTCGCAGCACCGTAACCGCGCCGAAGCCATGGCCATGCTGAAATCGCGCCTGTACGAAGCCGAAATGCGCAAGCGCCAGTCGGAACAGGACAAGCTCGAAGCGGGCAAATCGGACGTGGGCTGGGGCCACCAGATCCGTTCGTACGTGCTCGACAACAGCCGCATCAAGGATCTGCGCACCAACGTCGAAATCAGCAACACGAAGAGCGTGCTCGACGGCGATCTCGACGCGTTCATCAGCGCGAGCCTGAAACAGGGCATCTAA